The genomic window ATAACATTAGTCCTGTTACTTCCGTTAGATTATTGGCTTGTACATTAATTCCGCCTTTATCAGTAAGTTTTACATATGATGATGAATAACATCCACCTTGATAATTTGATTTGTCGTTAGGGTCAAGACCTAGTTGTCTGATTATATCATCGTTAGTTATTCTATCTATACTAACTTTATCTTTAGAAACACCAAACTCTTTTAGCATTTGTTCTTCTTGATAATCATTTAAATCTATTCCAAATGTTACTCTTTCTTTATTTTGAGCCTGTACATTTACTGTAAAGCATGAAACTGCAATAGCAGAAGCTGTAATTAAACTAAAAATTTTCTTCTTCATAATAAATCTCCTTATAAATATTAACGATCTGTTAAGTTATATGAACATTGCTCTTCTCAACCCAAGGAAATACAATAGGTTTGCAAGACTAAATAATACCCCCTTCGAAAAGGAGAGAAGAACAATGAGCAAAACTAATATAAAATGCCCACGCTGTAATTCTGATAAACTATATAAGTTTGGTATGAATAAGCAGGCTAAACAAAAGTATCAATGTAAGCAGTGTAAGCGCCAATTCGTCCTAGGCGACGGTGACGGACGTCCTAAACTAAATAATCCTAAATGTCCTAGATGCGGTAAGGGAACTTACTTACATCATGCATATAAACATTACAATCGCTATAAGTGCAATAACAAGAAGTGTAATCACATAATAGTAAAACATCACACCACCAATATTGATACAGCTTCTAGTGAATTAGTTAGTGGTTCCCTTTCAATGAAAGGAATGCGTTTTCCGCTACATGTAATACTAACTGCATTAACACTATATTTTTTAAATAATTCATCAACAAGAGCCATTTCTCAATTCTTGATGATTAACTCTGGAATTAAAGTATCTCATGTCACGATAGCCAGTTGGACTAATAAATTTGCACCTTTCTTTAAACAAAAGGCTGATAAATTTAAAGCTAGTTTAAACTTACAATCTGACGATTGGCACGCTGATGAAACAGTAGTATTTATTAATGGTGAAAGATACTACCTTTGGTTAGCTATTGATTCAGAAACTAGATTTATTTTAGCATTTCATTTAACTAAATCTAGAAGTT from Clostridium septicum includes these protein-coding regions:
- a CDS encoding IS6 family transposase is translated as MSKTNIKCPRCNSDKLYKFGMNKQAKQKYQCKQCKRQFVLGDGDGRPKLNNPKCPRCGKGTYLHHAYKHYNRYKCNNKKCNHIIVKHHTTNIDTASSELVSGSLSMKGMRFPLHVILTALTLYFLNNSSTRAISQFLMINSGIKVSHVTIASWTNKFAPFFKQKADKFKASLNLQSDDWHADETVVFINGERYYLWLAIDSETRFILAFHLTKSRSSDSAYALVNEAKKFGEPANFITDRLPSYNEAVATLLPNTTHIPVAPMSSDTNNNLIESFNKTFKAWYKTKKGFNSFQKANNLIYLFIFHYNFIRPHGSLNNCTPAEVAGFASDSFSKNSWFSAS